The Cryomorphaceae bacterium 1068 genome window below encodes:
- a CDS encoding UDP-2,3-diacylglucosamine diphosphatase, giving the protein MKKYFFASDFHLGAPSPEESLLREKKVVQWLEEVRHEAEEIFILGDVFDFWFEYKTVVPRGHVRILGKLAEIVDSGTKVHWFIGNHDMWIFDYIPNEIGVEIHREPIQRTLNGKKFYIGHGDGLGPGDHGYKFIKKVFRSGLCQWLFARLHPNFGIGLANSFSRMSRKKGVESDKVFLGAEEEWLAIYSNEIAEKEHIDYFIFGHRHLPMVIELSNGGEYINLGDWINNYTYAVYQEKVELKSYGTNPTIYSNKR; this is encoded by the coding sequence ATGAAGAAATACTTCTTCGCTTCAGATTTTCATTTGGGTGCTCCCTCACCTGAAGAAAGCCTTTTGAGAGAAAAAAAGGTGGTTCAGTGGCTTGAAGAAGTTCGACACGAGGCTGAGGAGATTTTTATTCTTGGCGATGTATTCGATTTTTGGTTTGAATACAAAACGGTCGTCCCTAGAGGACATGTGCGTATCCTCGGGAAGCTCGCCGAGATTGTAGATTCCGGAACAAAAGTTCATTGGTTTATCGGAAATCACGATATGTGGATTTTCGATTATATCCCGAATGAAATTGGGGTGGAGATTCACCGAGAGCCCATTCAAAGAACCTTGAACGGCAAAAAATTCTACATCGGCCACGGTGATGGTTTAGGTCCTGGTGACCACGGTTATAAGTTCATTAAGAAGGTGTTTCGGTCGGGTCTGTGCCAGTGGCTCTTCGCCCGACTACACCCTAATTTCGGGATTGGACTAGCCAATTCCTTCTCTAGAATGAGCAGAAAAAAAGGAGTAGAAAGTGATAAAGTATTCTTGGGTGCTGAAGAAGAATGGCTCGCGATTTATTCAAATGAAATCGCAGAAAAAGAACATATTGATTATTTCATTTTTGGCCACCGCCATTTGCCGATGGTGATTGAGCTGAGCAATGGTGGTGAATACATAAATCTTGGCGACTGGATTAACAATTATACCTATGCGGTATACCAAGAAAAGGTAGAGTTGAAAAGCTACGGAACCAATCCTACAATTTATTCCAATAAACGATAA
- a CDS encoding TlpA disulfide reductase family protein: MRIRLILLVLITAGLFGCENQPKVNTISGNISDANGQSVSLIGYTNGIPDTLRNVALDPNGNFELEFKAGRPDFYTLALSEDNSMILILDSTNSNVQIDGSAEKLRETYSISGSEESERLRDLLVITTAFEKELDSLMTALRSSATTGESEKRVELGNSYNQARQEYRDYLIDFINSDPEKLANFTALQRLNMKEDLEHFKTVRDALSTKLQGNYFFDNLSDQIASMENQLRLENLLEPGTIAPEIALPNPAGDIIKLTDLRGNYVLIDFWASWCKPCRMENPNVVRMYKKYENENFEIFGVSLDRNKEKWIEAIAKDKLEWPHVSDLRYWQSAAADLYNVKSIPFTVLIDPEGKVIATKLRGAALEQKLDEIFNT; the protein is encoded by the coding sequence ATGAGAATTAGATTGATCCTACTCGTTTTGATTACAGCTGGCTTATTTGGTTGTGAAAATCAACCAAAGGTGAATACTATTTCAGGGAACATATCTGATGCCAATGGGCAATCTGTTTCTTTGATTGGCTATACCAACGGAATACCTGATACCCTCAGAAATGTTGCTTTAGATCCAAATGGAAACTTTGAACTTGAGTTTAAAGCGGGCAGACCTGATTTCTACACGCTCGCTTTGAGTGAGGATAATTCGATGATTTTGATTTTAGACAGTACAAATTCGAATGTCCAAATAGATGGAAGCGCAGAAAAACTTCGAGAGACCTACTCTATTTCGGGAAGCGAAGAAAGTGAGCGCTTGCGAGATCTTCTGGTAATTACGACAGCCTTCGAAAAAGAACTGGACTCTTTGATGACTGCCTTGCGTTCTTCTGCTACTACCGGGGAGAGTGAGAAAAGAGTTGAGTTAGGAAACTCATACAATCAAGCAAGACAAGAATACAGAGACTACTTGATTGATTTTATAAATAGTGATCCTGAAAAACTTGCAAACTTCACGGCTTTGCAACGACTAAACATGAAGGAAGACCTTGAACACTTTAAAACGGTAAGAGATGCTCTTTCGACGAAGCTGCAAGGGAACTATTTTTTTGATAATCTGAGTGATCAAATCGCAAGCATGGAGAACCAATTGCGACTTGAAAACCTGCTAGAACCAGGGACAATAGCACCGGAAATCGCATTACCGAATCCGGCAGGGGACATAATCAAACTTACAGACCTTCGGGGAAATTATGTTTTGATAGATTTTTGGGCTTCTTGGTGTAAGCCATGCCGTATGGAGAATCCGAATGTCGTTCGGATGTACAAGAAATATGAGAATGAAAATTTCGAAATCTTCGGCGTTTCGCTCGACAGAAATAAAGAAAAATGGATCGAAGCCATCGCGAAGGATAAACTGGAGTGGCCTCACGTGAGTGATTTGAGATATTGGCAATCAGCGGCGGCCGATCTTTATAATGTAAAAAGCATCCCTTTCACGGTCTTGATAGACCCTGAAGGAAAAGTGATTGCAACCAAACTTCGAGGAGCTGCATTGGAGCAAAAACTCGATGAGATATTCAACACATAA
- the gatB gene encoding Asp-tRNA(Asn)/Glu-tRNA(Gln) amidotransferase subunit GatB, producing the protein MIEERIEILEKYQLVVGLEVHAQLLTKSKAYAGDLNSYGSLPNSNTSPLTLGHPGTLPRVNKKVIEYAIKLGLATNCSITRAMHFARKNYFYADLPKGYQITQDTTPICTDGFLDVKDANNDIKRIGITRIHIEEDAGKSIHDQDPFNTLVDLNRAGVPLLEIVSEPDIRSIEEAYNYLAEIRRLVRYLEVCDGNMEEGSMRCDANVSVMLRGSKKFGNRCEVKNMNSLRNVQRAIEFEMKRQIEILENGGEIIQQTRSFDAVQGTTFALRGKEDAHDYRYFPEPDIQPLTLEQSDIDKVKEHMPPLPNELFRKYINELQLSEYDAGILIESKPIALYFNDLIGHTKNYKAAANWVIGEIKSHLNQSATAIEEFPLKPAQIAEIIALIDSDKISNSAASQQLFPKFIEQSNKTAAEIAESENLLQESDDDSLEVLAKQAIAAFPDKAAAYKNGNKGLLGLFMGEVMKLSNRKANPKMASEILRKLLEK; encoded by the coding sequence ATGATCGAAGAAAGAATAGAAATTTTAGAAAAATACCAGTTGGTAGTAGGACTTGAAGTTCACGCCCAGCTATTGACCAAATCAAAGGCTTATGCGGGAGATTTAAACTCTTACGGCAGTCTCCCAAATTCAAATACCTCCCCTCTTACTTTAGGACACCCTGGGACTTTGCCAAGGGTGAACAAGAAAGTGATTGAATATGCCATTAAACTGGGCCTTGCGACCAATTGCTCCATCACCAGAGCCATGCATTTCGCTAGAAAAAACTATTTCTATGCGGATTTGCCGAAAGGCTATCAAATCACTCAGGACACCACACCGATTTGCACAGACGGTTTCTTAGATGTGAAGGATGCTAACAACGATATCAAACGAATTGGGATTACCAGAATTCACATAGAGGAAGATGCCGGTAAGAGCATTCACGACCAAGATCCATTCAACACACTGGTTGATTTAAATCGAGCAGGAGTACCTCTTTTGGAAATAGTTTCGGAACCCGACATTCGCTCAATAGAAGAGGCGTACAATTATTTGGCTGAGATTCGACGCTTGGTGAGGTATCTTGAAGTCTGTGATGGAAACATGGAAGAGGGTAGTATGCGCTGTGATGCTAACGTCTCCGTTATGCTAAGGGGTTCTAAGAAGTTCGGAAATCGCTGCGAGGTAAAAAATATGAACTCCCTTCGAAATGTGCAGCGAGCCATCGAATTTGAGATGAAGCGCCAGATTGAAATTTTGGAAAACGGTGGAGAAATCATTCAGCAGACCCGAAGCTTCGATGCGGTGCAAGGAACTACTTTTGCCCTTAGAGGAAAAGAAGATGCGCATGATTACCGGTACTTCCCCGAACCAGATATCCAACCACTCACGCTTGAGCAGTCAGATATTGATAAAGTGAAAGAACACATGCCTCCCCTACCCAACGAGCTCTTTAGGAAGTACATTAATGAGCTTCAGCTATCAGAGTACGATGCGGGAATCTTGATCGAGTCAAAGCCGATAGCCCTTTATTTTAATGACTTGATCGGGCATACAAAAAACTACAAAGCTGCTGCCAATTGGGTGATCGGAGAAATAAAGTCTCATTTAAATCAATCGGCAACTGCCATTGAAGAGTTTCCGTTAAAACCCGCTCAAATTGCTGAGATTATTGCTTTAATCGATTCAGACAAGATCAGTAATTCCGCCGCTTCCCAACAATTATTCCCGAAATTTATTGAGCAATCGAATAAAACCGCTGCTGAAATTGCAGAAAGCGAAAACTTACTGCAAGAAAGTGATGACGACTCACTAGAAGTACTAGCCAAACAGGCTATAGCCGCTTTTCCTGATAAAGCTGCAGCCTACAAAAATGGAAACAAAGGACTTCTAGGCCTATTCATGGGAGAAGTGATGAAACTATCAAATAGAAAGGCCAACCCTAAAATGGCCAGTGAAATTCTGAGAAAACTACTTGAAAAATGA
- a CDS encoding purine-nucleoside phosphorylase yields the protein MNETQLNNSLNFLKEHFGELKPQVGIILGSGLDAVAEKISVKKRISYSEIPDFPQSTVVGHKGEFILGDFGGKTVLAMRGRFHFYEGYSMDKVVAPVRIMVLMGIDLLMVSNACGGVNPNFEIGDVMIISDHINLFPTNPLMGPNNDKWGPRFPDMSQAYDHELIQVAEGVAEAKSISVQKGVYAGLSGPCLETPAEYKYVRIIGADAVGMSTVPEVIAARHMGVRCFGISVITDLGVEGRIVETTHADVVRAANASSSKMVQIFEGVIEKL from the coding sequence ATGAACGAGACTCAACTGAATAATTCACTCAATTTTCTAAAGGAACACTTTGGAGAACTTAAGCCTCAAGTAGGTATAATCTTAGGTTCAGGCTTGGATGCCGTAGCCGAGAAAATATCAGTGAAAAAAAGAATTAGCTACAGTGAGATCCCTGACTTTCCTCAATCTACTGTAGTCGGTCACAAGGGGGAATTTATCCTTGGCGATTTCGGCGGTAAAACTGTACTGGCGATGAGAGGAAGGTTTCATTTCTACGAAGGATATTCCATGGACAAAGTAGTAGCTCCTGTAAGAATTATGGTTTTAATGGGAATTGATCTCCTTATGGTCTCGAATGCTTGTGGGGGAGTGAATCCGAATTTCGAAATTGGGGATGTGATGATTATCAGTGATCACATCAACCTTTTCCCCACTAACCCACTAATGGGGCCTAACAATGATAAGTGGGGGCCTCGGTTTCCCGATATGAGTCAGGCATATGACCATGAACTTATTCAGGTAGCAGAGGGTGTGGCAGAAGCAAAGAGTATATCAGTTCAAAAAGGAGTTTACGCGGGCTTGTCCGGACCTTGTCTCGAAACACCGGCAGAATACAAATACGTGCGCATTATAGGAGCTGATGCAGTTGGGATGAGCACAGTCCCTGAAGTAATCGCCGCTCGGCATATGGGTGTTAGATGTTTTGGAATCAGTGTAATAACGGATTTAGGAGTAGAAGGTAGAATTGTCGAAACGACTCATGCTGACGTAGTTCGAGCTGCAAATGCATCATCTTCCAAAATGGTACAAATTTTCGAAGGTGTGATTGAAAAGCTATGA
- the lpxK gene encoding tetraacyldisaccharide 4'-kinase has translation MQELRKLLLPFAWVYGFILSLRHLLYDTGILKSYKPSQKTIVVGNLSLGGTGKTPMADYIVSLLGTDKVAILSRGYGRETKGTLVVDDSMQANQCGDEPLLLKNNHPHLFVLVDEDRARGLEYLRTNHPDIETVILDDAMQHRKVKADFYLLLTTWDRPFTSDYLLPAGNLRDIKKRSKSAQAIVVTKTPLDTNQKEKNQLVAKLRANNQSIFFSAISYGQIFDLKSDRVDSSDLSNVVLLSAIANPLPFEQEAQKQFNIIRHFEFQDHHEFSSEELFKLRDFIDTFGPEKPTLLTTEKDAQRLKTHVYFFNENHIRVLYWKIKTDFGSDSERFNAMIRSI, from the coding sequence ATGCAGGAATTACGAAAGCTCTTATTACCGTTCGCTTGGGTTTATGGCTTTATATTGAGCTTGCGTCATCTATTGTATGACACGGGAATTCTAAAGTCTTATAAGCCTTCCCAGAAGACAATCGTGGTGGGAAACCTTAGCCTTGGAGGCACTGGCAAAACTCCGATGGCAGATTATATCGTATCGCTTTTAGGGACCGATAAAGTTGCAATACTGAGCCGAGGTTATGGCCGAGAAACCAAAGGAACATTGGTCGTTGACGACTCAATGCAAGCCAATCAGTGCGGCGACGAACCGTTGCTTCTCAAGAATAATCATCCACATCTCTTCGTGTTGGTGGATGAAGACCGAGCCAGAGGATTGGAATATTTAAGAACCAATCATCCCGACATAGAAACGGTCATTCTGGATGATGCCATGCAACACAGAAAAGTAAAAGCAGACTTCTACCTTCTTTTGACCACCTGGGATAGACCTTTCACGTCAGATTATCTTTTACCTGCGGGAAATCTTCGAGACATCAAAAAACGCAGTAAAAGCGCGCAGGCCATAGTGGTGACAAAAACACCATTAGACACGAATCAAAAAGAAAAAAACCAATTGGTAGCCAAGCTAAGGGCGAATAATCAAAGCATCTTTTTCTCAGCAATCTCATACGGTCAAATATTTGACCTGAAATCTGATAGGGTCGATTCGTCTGATCTTTCAAATGTGGTTCTGTTATCAGCTATCGCAAATCCGCTGCCTTTCGAACAAGAAGCTCAAAAACAGTTCAATATTATCAGGCACTTCGAATTTCAAGACCATCACGAGTTTAGCTCTGAAGAACTGTTTAAGCTCCGCGATTTTATTGATACTTTTGGGCCTGAAAAACCAACGCTACTCACTACCGAAAAAGATGCGCAACGACTTAAAACTCACGTGTATTTTTTCAATGAAAATCATATTCGAGTATTGTATTGGAAAATTAAAACAGACTTTGGCAGTGATTCAGAAAGATTCAACGCCATGATTCGATCGATATGA
- a CDS encoding Nif3-like dinuclear metal center hexameric protein: protein MPQIKDICIYLEQWAPPAYSESYDNVGLLVGDRDKEVNGILVSLDCTEAIIDEAIEKGCNLVVSHHPIVFKGLKSLTGKTYVERTILKAIKNGIALYAIHTNLDSVLTGVNGRIADRLELVNRTILNPKKGGLNKLTVFVPKEDAEKVRTALFKAGGGVIGNYSSCSFNVEGTGTFRPEDGAKPTIGAIGKTQMQEESRVEIMFPGYLSSKMLAAMSASHPYEEVAYYLHSLENENQYVGSGMIGELSEKMEASDFLSFLKDSMELKVVRHTKLLQMDIKRVAICGGSGSFLLGDAKRSGADVLITGDFKYHEFFDAEGELMIADIGHYESERFTIDLIADYLRENFTTFAVRLTEVNTNPIHYF, encoded by the coding sequence ATGCCACAAATTAAAGATATATGCATCTACCTAGAGCAATGGGCTCCACCTGCATATTCAGAGTCTTATGATAATGTAGGGTTGCTAGTTGGTGACAGAGATAAAGAAGTCAATGGTATTCTGGTTAGTCTCGATTGCACTGAGGCCATAATTGATGAGGCCATTGAGAAGGGCTGTAATTTGGTGGTTTCACATCACCCCATAGTTTTTAAGGGGCTGAAGAGCCTTACCGGCAAAACATATGTAGAACGCACCATTTTGAAAGCGATAAAAAATGGAATCGCTCTGTATGCTATACATACCAATTTGGATAGTGTCTTGACAGGTGTTAACGGAAGGATTGCTGATCGACTCGAATTGGTCAATCGCACCATATTAAACCCTAAAAAAGGGGGACTCAATAAGCTCACGGTTTTTGTACCAAAAGAGGATGCCGAAAAAGTGAGAACGGCCTTGTTTAAAGCTGGCGGCGGAGTGATTGGCAATTATAGCAGTTGTAGTTTCAACGTAGAAGGTACAGGCACTTTCCGTCCCGAAGATGGTGCTAAACCAACAATTGGTGCTATCGGAAAAACCCAAATGCAAGAAGAATCCAGAGTTGAAATTATGTTTCCTGGCTACTTGTCTTCAAAGATGTTGGCCGCAATGTCGGCCTCTCATCCCTATGAAGAAGTAGCTTATTACTTGCATTCACTCGAGAATGAAAATCAATATGTAGGGTCAGGGATGATAGGTGAGCTTTCTGAAAAAATGGAAGCTTCCGATTTCTTGAGTTTTTTGAAAGATTCAATGGAATTAAAGGTCGTCAGACATACTAAGCTCCTTCAAATGGATATTAAAAGGGTCGCGATATGCGGTGGGTCAGGTAGCTTCTTGTTGGGAGATGCCAAACGGTCAGGAGCCGACGTTTTGATCACAGGTGATTTTAAATACCATGAATTTTTCGACGCAGAAGGTGAGTTGATGATCGCCGATATCGGACACTATGAAAGTGAGCGATTTACGATTGATCTAATTGCAGATTATCTACGCGAAAATTTTACTACTTTTGCAGTCCGTTTAACGGAAGTGAATACTAATCCAATCCATTATTTCTAA
- the proS gene encoding proline--tRNA ligase, with amino-acid sequence MGNKLTKRTDNYSSWYNEVVAKADLAEHSEVRGCMVIKPHGFAIWEKIQRRLDEMFKETGHVNAYFPLFIPKSYFSKEASHVEGFAKECAVVTHYRLKNAEDGSGVVVDEDAKLEEELIVRPTSETIIWNTFKGWVKSYRDLPLLINQWANVVRWEMRTRLFLRTAEFLWQEGHTAHATEAEAIAEAEKMLEVYATFAEEWMAIPVIKGVKTESERFAGALDTYCIEALMQDGKALQAGTSHFLGQNFAKAFDVKYASKEGKEEYVWATSWGVSTRLMGALIMTHSDDNGLVLPPKLAPIQVVIVPIYKSEEQLEALRGKLNPLVDGLKSRGLAVVFDDDDNRKPGWKFSEYEMKGVPVRLAMGPRDLENNTVEVARRDTLTKEFISFDEVEDRAVELMDTIQKNLFEKALKFREESTVSVDDWDEFRDVIKNKGGFVLAHWDGTAETEERIKQKTKATIRCIPQDAVEEEGKCILTGNPSSRRVLFAKAY; translated from the coding sequence ATGGGAAACAAGCTTACAAAACGAACAGACAATTATTCTTCGTGGTACAATGAAGTTGTAGCCAAGGCAGATCTTGCAGAGCATTCTGAAGTCAGAGGATGCATGGTAATTAAGCCTCATGGTTTTGCCATTTGGGAAAAGATCCAAAGACGATTGGATGAAATGTTTAAAGAAACAGGTCACGTGAATGCCTACTTTCCTCTTTTTATCCCAAAGTCTTACTTTTCTAAAGAGGCCTCCCATGTTGAGGGTTTTGCCAAAGAATGCGCTGTTGTCACTCATTACCGTCTAAAGAACGCAGAAGATGGCAGCGGTGTTGTAGTAGATGAAGATGCTAAGCTCGAAGAAGAGCTGATCGTAAGACCTACCTCAGAGACTATCATCTGGAATACCTTCAAAGGTTGGGTGAAGAGTTACCGAGACTTGCCTCTGTTGATCAATCAGTGGGCAAATGTCGTTCGTTGGGAAATGAGAACCCGCCTCTTTTTAAGAACTGCGGAATTTCTTTGGCAAGAAGGTCATACGGCTCACGCTACTGAGGCAGAGGCCATAGCAGAAGCTGAAAAAATGCTCGAAGTCTACGCTACTTTTGCAGAAGAGTGGATGGCTATACCTGTGATTAAAGGGGTAAAAACAGAAAGCGAACGATTCGCAGGTGCTCTTGACACCTATTGCATTGAGGCCCTTATGCAAGATGGAAAAGCTCTTCAAGCGGGAACGTCTCATTTTCTTGGGCAAAACTTCGCCAAAGCGTTCGATGTGAAATACGCTTCGAAAGAAGGTAAGGAAGAGTATGTTTGGGCCACTAGCTGGGGAGTTTCAACAAGGCTAATGGGAGCACTGATAATGACTCACAGCGATGATAATGGGCTGGTATTGCCTCCAAAGCTAGCTCCGATTCAAGTAGTGATTGTCCCTATTTACAAAAGTGAAGAACAGCTCGAGGCGCTAAGAGGTAAACTTAATCCGCTGGTCGATGGGCTGAAATCGCGTGGTCTGGCAGTGGTTTTCGACGATGATGATAATCGTAAGCCAGGCTGGAAATTCTCAGAGTATGAGATGAAAGGAGTGCCTGTGCGACTCGCTATGGGCCCTCGTGACTTGGAAAACAACACCGTAGAAGTTGCCCGAAGAGATACATTGACGAAAGAATTTATCTCTTTTGATGAAGTGGAAGATAGGGCGGTAGAACTCATGGATACCATTCAAAAGAATCTGTTTGAAAAAGCATTGAAATTCAGAGAGGAAAGTACTGTTTCTGTTGATGACTGGGATGAGTTCCGAGATGTGATCAAGAATAAAGGTGGATTTGTTTTGGCTCACTGGGACGGAACAGCCGAAACTGAGGAGCGCATCAAACAAAAAACGAAAGCAACGATTCGCTGCATTCCGCAAGATGCAGTGGAAGAGGAAGGGAAGTGCATTCTGACTGGGAATCCCTCCTCACGCCGAGTGCTTTTCGCGAAAGCGTACTAA
- a CDS encoding 2,3-bisphosphoglycerate-dependent phosphoglycerate mutase gives MATLVLVRHGQSVWNKENKFTGWVDVDLTEKGVEEAKKAGELLADYKFDEAYTSVLMRANKTLDIILKKTGQEDIPITKDKALNERMYGDLQGLNKDDTRAKYGDEQVHIWRRSYDVQPPGGESLKDTAARVLPYFENEIVPKIKAGEKLIIAAHGNSLRALIMKLDKLSPEEILNVEIPTGVPKVYELDEDLNVLSSKFLR, from the coding sequence ATGGCAACATTGGTATTGGTTAGACACGGACAAAGTGTTTGGAATAAGGAAAATAAGTTTACAGGTTGGGTTGATGTAGATCTTACCGAAAAAGGAGTTGAAGAAGCGAAGAAAGCCGGAGAACTTCTCGCTGACTACAAGTTTGACGAGGCCTACACTTCCGTTTTAATGCGAGCCAATAAGACCTTGGATATTATATTGAAAAAGACGGGACAAGAAGATATCCCGATCACCAAAGATAAAGCCCTGAATGAGCGTATGTATGGAGACCTTCAAGGACTGAACAAAGATGATACCCGAGCCAAGTACGGTGATGAGCAAGTTCATATCTGGAGAAGGTCTTACGATGTTCAACCTCCCGGTGGCGAAAGCCTTAAGGATACCGCAGCCCGCGTCCTACCCTATTTCGAAAATGAGATCGTACCCAAAATTAAAGCTGGTGAAAAATTGATCATCGCTGCTCACGGAAACAGCTTGCGTGCTTTAATCATGAAATTGGATAAACTTAGCCCGGAAGAAATTCTGAATGTGGAGATTCCAACAGGAGTGCCGAAGGTGTACGAGCTGGATGAAGATTTGAATGTGTTGAGCTCGAAGTTTTTGAGGTAG
- the rpsT gene encoding 30S ribosomal protein S20: MANHKSALKRIRSSEKRRVLNRYQHKTTRNAIKKLEELSDKKEAEKLLQDVKSMIDKLAKKNIIHKNKAGNLKSKLTKRVTSL, from the coding sequence ATGGCAAATCATAAATCAGCATTAAAGCGTATTAGATCTAGCGAGAAGCGAAGAGTATTAAATCGCTACCAGCACAAGACGACTAGAAACGCTATCAAGAAGCTAGAAGAGCTCAGCGACAAAAAAGAAGCTGAAAAGTTGCTTCAAGACGTGAAGTCAATGATCGATAAGCTTGCTAAGAAGAATATTATTCACAAGAATAAGGCGGGAAACCTTAAATCGAAGTTAACAAAGCGCGTTACTTCTTTATAA
- the radC gene encoding DNA repair protein RadC: MKVISEISGIKSWAEDDRPREKMIKKGRHALSDAELVAILLGSGTKKLTAVDVAKQVLAAYKNKLHELGRLGIDDFKKFPGIGEAKAITIIAALELGRRRRSEERLENAKISSSKDIYALLAPKLIDLDHEEFHILLLSRSHKVKDQICISRGGISGTVVDQRLIFKPALEKLASAIVLCHNHPSGTLYPSEQDKRLTQKLVKSGSILDIPILDHLIFTDEGYFSFADEGLL, encoded by the coding sequence ATGAAAGTTATAAGTGAGATATCGGGAATCAAATCTTGGGCTGAAGACGACAGGCCGAGGGAGAAAATGATCAAAAAAGGGCGGCATGCACTGTCCGATGCAGAACTCGTTGCGATACTTCTCGGGTCAGGTACTAAAAAGCTCACAGCAGTGGATGTGGCGAAGCAAGTACTGGCTGCATACAAGAATAAGCTTCATGAACTTGGCCGCTTGGGTATTGATGACTTCAAAAAATTCCCCGGGATAGGAGAGGCCAAGGCAATAACCATTATTGCTGCATTGGAATTGGGGCGAAGACGACGCTCTGAAGAGCGTCTGGAGAATGCCAAAATTTCCTCAAGTAAAGACATTTATGCTTTATTAGCTCCCAAATTAATCGATCTCGATCACGAAGAGTTTCACATCCTATTGTTAAGTCGATCCCATAAGGTTAAGGATCAAATTTGCATTAGTAGAGGAGGTATTTCGGGAACGGTCGTAGATCAACGATTGATTTTCAAACCCGCATTGGAAAAGCTGGCATCGGCTATAGTCCTTTGTCATAATCATCCCAGTGGTACCCTTTATCCAAGCGAACAGGATAAAAGACTCACTCAAAAGCTCGTGAAAAGCGGATCCATATTAGACATACCCATTTTAGACCATCTCATCTTTACTGATGAAGGCTATTTCAGCTTTGCCGATGAAGGATTGTTGTAG
- a CDS encoding polysaccharide deacetylase family protein: MINILTNFQSPRLTYVSDTIFKKWLKLDYRFVSSADNVSQDSCLITYGNHSVEGSINIYCEGLLSESVLRDELPQVFVSEEIPLIFEASNAKGFELSYDLFSAVFFCLSRYEEYVNTNRDEHGRFKAEDSIFHEYNRIPYVDKWVHSLQNLLEKKLPGYKNPRSLRWLSTMDMDIAFAFKGRSLTRKIGATGKDILGLKVDRLQERISVLSDQSADPYDTYELFLRDDGADTKRLFVPVGDRSRFDNNLSVTNSFIKQHISALGKKVSIGLHPSYQSLGNTEVIRKEKERLELTSGLNITYSRQHFLRFTLPDTYIQLESLGMEKDFSMGFHDEIGFRSGTAFDHCFYDLLNDTPLTIEIVPLIAMDSAMKNYMKLSTKEALKAIEQLLTGMKKTGGIFTTVWHNHSLSDTEDWKGWRSVYLSTSNMVRSHR, translated from the coding sequence ATGATCAACATTCTTACTAACTTCCAATCACCCCGATTGACCTACGTTTCAGATACCATCTTTAAAAAATGGTTGAAGTTGGATTATAGGTTTGTTTCATCAGCTGATAATGTATCCCAGGATTCTTGTTTGATCACATATGGCAATCATTCTGTAGAAGGAAGTATCAATATTTATTGTGAAGGATTGCTTTCCGAGTCGGTTTTGCGTGATGAACTTCCTCAGGTATTCGTTTCTGAAGAGATTCCGTTGATTTTTGAGGCAAGTAATGCCAAAGGCTTTGAACTTTCTTACGATCTTTTTTCAGCAGTTTTTTTCTGTTTGAGTCGCTATGAAGAATACGTTAACACCAATAGAGACGAACACGGTCGATTCAAAGCAGAAGACTCTATCTTTCATGAGTATAACAGAATACCATATGTGGATAAGTGGGTTCATTCCCTCCAAAATTTACTAGAAAAAAAGCTTCCAGGATACAAGAACCCAAGGTCTTTGCGCTGGTTGAGCACGATGGATATGGATATCGCCTTTGCCTTTAAAGGGCGAAGTTTGACCCGAAAGATTGGGGCTACGGGTAAGGACATATTAGGTCTAAAGGTCGATCGGTTGCAAGAGCGAATTTCCGTCTTATCTGATCAATCAGCTGATCCGTATGATACTTACGAGCTGTTCTTGCGTGATGATGGGGCCGATACAAAGCGTCTTTTTGTCCCTGTTGGTGATCGAAGTCGTTTTGACAATAATTTGAGTGTCACGAACTCATTTATAAAACAACATATTTCGGCACTTGGTAAAAAAGTAAGTATTGGTTTACATCCTTCTTATCAATCTCTAGGCAATACTGAGGTGATCAGGAAAGAAAAAGAAAGGCTAGAGCTTACTTCGGGGTTGAATATCACGTATTCGCGCCAGCATTTCTTGCGGTTTACTTTGCCTGATACCTATATACAGCTCGAGTCATTGGGTATGGAAAAGGACTTTTCCATGGGATTTCACGATGAGATAGGTTTTCGATCAGGAACAGCCTTTGATCATTGTTTTTATGACCTATTGAACGATACACCTCTTACTATAGAAATCGTTCCTTTGATAGCGATGGATAGCGCTATGAAAAATTACATGAAGCTTTCTACTAAAGAGGCGCTTAAAGCAATAGAACAACTACTCACGGGGATGAAAAAAACAGGAGGAATCTTTACAACGGTCTGGCATAATCACTCATTGAGCGATACGGAAGACTGGAAAGGTTGGCGTTCTGTTTACCTGTCCACCTCTAATATGGTACGATCTCATCGATAA